The following are from one region of the Paenibacillus bovis genome:
- the sufC gene encoding Fe-S cluster assembly ATPase SufC has product MATNFVIEGLKATIENKEILKGVNLSMKGGEIHAIMGPNGTGKSTLASALMGHPKYEVTEGTVTLDGEDVLDMEVDERARAGLFLAMQYPSEITGVTNSDFLRSAINARREEGKEISLIKFIRQMEGTMKELEMNPEFAHRYLNEGFSGGEKKRNEILQMMMLDPKIVILDEIDSGLDIDALRIVADGVNKMRSEDRGFLIITHYQRLLNYITPDHVHVMMQGRIVKSGGPELAARLEAEGYDWVKEELGITDETVGQEA; this is encoded by the coding sequence ATGGCAACAAATTTCGTCATTGAAGGTCTGAAAGCAACAATCGAGAACAAGGAAATCCTCAAAGGTGTTAACCTGTCGATGAAAGGCGGAGAAATCCACGCAATCATGGGACCTAACGGTACCGGTAAAAGTACGCTGGCATCCGCATTGATGGGACATCCCAAATATGAAGTAACCGAAGGTACTGTAACACTTGACGGTGAAGATGTACTGGATATGGAAGTGGATGAGCGCGCACGTGCAGGTCTGTTCCTGGCTATGCAATATCCAAGTGAAATCACAGGGGTAACCAACTCCGACTTCCTGCGCAGTGCAATCAATGCACGCCGCGAAGAAGGTAAAGAAATCTCCCTGATCAAGTTCATTCGCCAGATGGAAGGCACAATGAAAGAACTGGAAATGAACCCTGAATTCGCTCACCGTTACCTGAACGAAGGTTTCTCCGGTGGTGAGAAAAAACGTAATGAAATCTTGCAAATGATGATGCTGGATCCAAAAATCGTTATTCTTGATGAAATTGACTCCGGTCTGGATATCGATGCCCTGCGTATCGTAGCAGACGGTGTAAATAAAATGCGCAGTGAAGATCGCGGTTTCCTGATCATCACTCACTATCAGCGTCTCCTGAACTACATCACGCCTGACCATGTACACGTTATGATGCAAGGCCGTATCGTGAAATCCGGCGGTCCGGAACTGGCAGCCCGTCTGGAAGCAGAAGGTTATGACTGGGTGAAAGAAGAACTCGGCATCACTGACGAAACTGTAGGTCAAGAAGCGTAA
- the sufD gene encoding Fe-S cluster assembly protein SufD codes for MTLQTILPLNTEALKSLSQQKNEPAWLTDSRLGALELASRLELPKPEKTKIDKWNLADYGTYQPVSPVASLQELPPVVSQLVKEEESANLLVQKDSGVIYAGLSDELKAQGVIFTDLETAAREHGDLVQAHLSTVVKNDENQLTALSAALWNGGAFLYVPKNVEVSIPLQAVFVTENADATFAPRVLVVADTNSSVTYVDNYVSTGDASRVHNGIVEIVAKDGAKVRYATVHQLGTHVTDMSYRRAVTGNDASIEWIIGEMNDGNTVTDTSTVLRGNGSTSDAKIIAVGSGVQRLNYTTRAIHFGKDSTSQMTTRAVMREEANAIINGITKIEHGATRSNGEQAEKVLMLSPKARGDANPILLIDEDDVMAGHAASVGQVNPEQVHYLMSRGISRAQAERLIIYGFLAPVVSDIPLEQLRVRLQELVERKVGQ; via the coding sequence ATGACATTGCAGACGATACTTCCGCTCAATACGGAAGCTCTCAAATCACTATCCCAGCAAAAAAACGAACCGGCCTGGCTGACTGACAGCCGCCTGGGCGCTCTGGAACTCGCTTCCCGACTTGAACTGCCCAAACCGGAAAAAACGAAAATCGATAAATGGAATCTTGCAGACTATGGTACGTACCAGCCTGTAAGTCCGGTTGCTTCTCTGCAGGAACTGCCTCCGGTAGTAAGCCAACTGGTCAAAGAAGAAGAATCGGCGAACCTGCTTGTGCAAAAAGATTCCGGTGTGATTTATGCAGGTCTATCGGATGAACTCAAAGCACAGGGCGTTATTTTCACCGATCTGGAGACAGCGGCTCGTGAGCATGGTGACCTGGTACAGGCGCATCTGTCCACAGTTGTCAAAAACGATGAAAATCAGCTGACTGCACTGAGTGCAGCACTGTGGAACGGTGGAGCATTCCTCTATGTTCCTAAAAACGTAGAAGTATCTATCCCGCTGCAGGCTGTATTTGTAACGGAAAATGCAGATGCGACATTCGCACCGCGTGTGCTCGTTGTAGCAGATACCAACAGCTCTGTAACGTATGTAGACAACTATGTATCGACTGGCGATGCCAGCCGTGTGCATAACGGTATCGTCGAGATCGTAGCCAAAGACGGTGCCAAAGTACGTTATGCAACGGTTCACCAGCTGGGTACCCATGTAACGGATATGAGCTATCGCCGCGCTGTAACCGGCAATGATGCATCGATCGAATGGATCATCGGTGAAATGAACGATGGTAATACGGTAACCGATACTTCGACTGTATTGCGAGGCAATGGTTCTACTTCCGATGCGAAAATTATCGCAGTAGGTTCCGGCGTACAGCGTCTGAACTATACAACCCGTGCGATTCACTTTGGTAAAGATTCCACCAGCCAAATGACAACACGTGCTGTTATGCGTGAAGAAGCGAATGCAATCATCAACGGTATTACCAAAATCGAACATGGTGCAACCCGTTCCAACGGTGAGCAGGCAGAGAAAGTGCTGATGCTCAGCCCGAAAGCACGCGGTGATGCCAACCCGATTCTGCTGATTGATGAAGATGATGTTATGGCAGGTCACGCAGCATCGGTAGGTCAGGTTAACCCTGAACAGGTTCATTACCTGATGTCTCGCGGTATCTCCCGTGCACAGGCAGAACGACTGATTATTTATGGCTTCCTGGCTCCGGTCGTGTCTGATATTCCACTGGAACAGCTGCGGGTTCGCCTGCAGGAACTGGTGGAAAGGAAAGTCGGACAGTGA
- a CDS encoding cysteine desulfurase, with protein MNELIREQFPILHQEVNGHPLVYLDNAATSQKPRVVLDALRHYYEYDNSNVHRGVHTLGTRATDAYEGAREKIARFINASRSEEIVFTRGTTTALNLVASSYGGPRLQPGDEIVVTPMEHHSNLIPWQQLALRTGATLKYIPLQPDGNIDLADVEKVINDNTKIVSVVYVSNVLGVVNPVKEIAEIAHRHGAIMVVDGAQSTPHMKVDVQDLDCDFYALSSHKMCGPTGFGALYGKRKLLAQMEPIEFGGEMINDVGLYESDWKDAPWRFEGGTPIISGAVGLGAAIDFLSEIGMDKIEAHEAHLANYAMERMSQIEGIKIYGPAKRKVGIVTFNLEGVHPHDLATVLDTYGVAIRAGHHCCQPLMRWLEASSTARASFYLYNNEQDVDRLIEALVLTKEYFGDAT; from the coding sequence GTGAACGAGCTCATCCGCGAGCAGTTTCCGATTTTACACCAGGAAGTAAACGGACATCCGCTTGTGTATCTGGATAATGCGGCGACTTCCCAGAAACCGCGTGTCGTTCTGGATGCGCTGCGTCACTATTATGAATACGACAATTCCAATGTGCACCGTGGTGTGCATACACTGGGAACACGCGCGACCGACGCTTACGAAGGCGCACGCGAGAAAATTGCTCGTTTTATTAATGCGTCACGCAGTGAAGAGATTGTCTTTACCCGTGGTACTACAACGGCGCTTAACCTGGTTGCTTCCTCTTACGGCGGCCCTCGTCTTCAACCCGGAGACGAGATCGTCGTTACACCGATGGAGCATCACAGCAACCTGATTCCGTGGCAGCAACTCGCGCTGCGGACAGGAGCGACGCTGAAATATATTCCGCTTCAGCCTGATGGTAATATCGATCTGGCCGATGTGGAAAAAGTGATTAACGATAATACCAAAATCGTCTCGGTTGTCTATGTATCCAACGTGCTCGGTGTCGTGAATCCGGTCAAGGAAATTGCCGAGATTGCCCATCGTCACGGTGCGATTATGGTCGTCGACGGCGCACAGAGCACTCCGCATATGAAAGTGGATGTGCAAGATCTGGATTGTGATTTCTATGCATTATCCAGTCACAAAATGTGTGGACCGACCGGATTTGGTGCCCTGTACGGCAAGCGCAAACTGCTGGCACAGATGGAACCGATTGAGTTCGGTGGCGAGATGATCAATGATGTAGGATTGTACGAATCCGACTGGAAAGACGCTCCATGGAGATTTGAAGGCGGTACGCCGATCATTTCCGGTGCAGTCGGTCTGGGTGCAGCGATCGATTTCCTGTCCGAGATTGGCATGGACAAGATCGAAGCGCATGAAGCTCACCTGGCCAACTATGCCATGGAGCGCATGTCCCAGATTGAGGGTATTAAAATATATGGTCCAGCCAAGCGCAAAGTGGGTATTGTTACTTTCAACCTCGAAGGTGTGCATCCTCATGATCTGGCGACGGTACTGGACACTTATGGGGTGGCTATTCGTGCCGGACATCACTGCTGTCAGCCATTAATGAGATGGCTTGAAGCAAGTTCTACGGCACGCGCAAGCTTTTACCTGTATAATAATGAACAAGACGTGGATAGACTCATTGAAGCGTTGGTTCTGACAAAGGAGTATTTTGGCGATGCAACTTGA
- the sufU gene encoding Fe-S cluster assembly sulfur transfer protein SufU yields MQLDDLYRRVIMDHYKNQRNRGTFEDGAMTVELNNPTCGDRISLQLQVEDNKVVDAKFSGDGCSISMSSASMMTEAIKGKTYAEALELADRFSSLMKGEEVEFAEYEEIEALSGVNKFPARIKCATLAWNALRKGIGEDSLDN; encoded by the coding sequence ATGCAACTTGATGATCTTTACCGCCGCGTGATTATGGATCACTACAAAAATCAACGCAATCGCGGTACATTTGAAGACGGAGCGATGACGGTTGAACTGAACAACCCAACCTGTGGTGACCGCATATCCCTGCAGCTTCAGGTAGAAGACAACAAGGTAGTGGATGCCAAGTTCTCGGGAGATGGCTGCTCTATCAGCATGTCATCCGCCTCCATGATGACGGAAGCGATTAAAGGCAAGACGTATGCAGAAGCACTTGAGCTGGCAGACCGTTTCTCCTCCCTGATGAAGGGGGAAGAAGTGGAATTTGCAGAATACGAAGAGATCGAAGCCCTATCCGGAGTAAATAAATTCCCTGCTCGCATTAAGTGTGCCACTCTGGCCTGGAATGCCCTGCGCAAAGGAATCGGAGAAGATAGCTTGGACAATTAA
- the sufB gene encoding Fe-S cluster assembly protein SufB: protein MAKKAPEMEEYKYGFRDEHKSIFQSGKGLNKEIVMEISRMKNEPQWMLDFRLKSLEQFEKMPMPEWGGDLSELDFNDIQYYVKPSEGQGKTWEEVPTEIKETFDKLGIPEAEQKFLAGVSAQYESEVVYHSMQKELEDQGVIFMDTDTALREHPEILREYFSTVIPPADNKFAALNSAVWSGGSFIYVPPGVQCDVPLQAYFRINSENMGQFERTLIIADEGSFVHYVEGCTAPIYSTNSLHSAVVEIICKKDARVRYTTIQNWAPNIYNLVTKRAVAEENATMEWVDGNIGSKLTMKYPAVVLKGRGAKGSVLSIAVAGKGQLQDAGAKMIHLAPDTTSTIVSKSISKHGGKVTYRGLASFGRNSEGSKSNIKCDTLILDNQSTSDTIPYNEIKNDNITLEHEATVSKVSEDQLFYLMSRGLTEDEATQMIVMGFIEPFTKELPMEYAVEMNRLIKFEMEGSIG, encoded by the coding sequence ATGGCTAAAAAAGCACCAGAAATGGAAGAATATAAATATGGTTTCCGCGATGAGCACAAATCCATTTTCCAATCCGGTAAAGGTCTGAACAAGGAAATCGTAATGGAGATTTCCCGCATGAAGAACGAGCCGCAATGGATGCTGGATTTCCGTCTCAAATCACTGGAACAATTCGAGAAAATGCCTATGCCTGAATGGGGCGGCGATCTGAGCGAACTGGATTTCAACGATATCCAGTACTACGTGAAGCCCTCCGAAGGACAAGGTAAAACATGGGAAGAAGTACCGACAGAGATCAAAGAAACCTTTGATAAACTCGGTATCCCGGAAGCAGAACAAAAATTCCTGGCTGGTGTATCCGCTCAGTACGAATCTGAGGTTGTATACCACAGCATGCAAAAAGAACTGGAAGACCAGGGTGTAATCTTCATGGATACGGATACTGCACTGCGTGAGCATCCGGAGATCCTGAGAGAATATTTCTCTACCGTTATTCCTCCAGCAGACAACAAATTCGCAGCACTGAACAGTGCCGTATGGTCCGGCGGAAGCTTTATCTATGTGCCACCAGGCGTACAATGTGATGTACCTCTGCAGGCGTACTTCCGTATTAACTCCGAGAACATGGGTCAGTTCGAGCGTACACTGATCATTGCGGACGAAGGCAGCTTCGTACACTATGTAGAAGGCTGTACAGCGCCGATCTACAGCACTAACTCCCTGCACAGTGCAGTCGTTGAGATTATCTGTAAAAAAGATGCTCGTGTGCGTTATACAACGATCCAGAACTGGGCACCAAACATCTACAACCTCGTTACCAAACGTGCAGTTGCAGAAGAAAATGCCACTATGGAATGGGTCGATGGCAACATCGGTTCCAAGCTGACTATGAAATACCCAGCGGTTGTACTGAAAGGTCGCGGTGCCAAAGGTTCCGTACTGTCTATCGCTGTAGCCGGTAAAGGCCAGCTGCAGGATGCAGGCGCGAAAATGATTCACCTGGCTCCGGATACAACATCTACAATCGTATCCAAATCGATCAGTAAACACGGCGGTAAAGTAACGTACCGTGGTCTGGCATCGTTCGGACGCAACTCCGAAGGTTCCAAGTCCAACATCAAGTGCGATACGCTGATCCTGGACAACCAGTCCACTTCCGATACCATTCCGTACAACGAGATCAAGAACGATAACATCACACTTGAGCACGAAGCTACGGTATCCAAAGTATCCGAAGATCAACTGTTCTACCTGATGAGCCGCGGTCTGACCGAAGACGAAGCGACTCAAATGATCGTAATGGGCTTTATCGAGCCATTTACGAAAGAACTGCCGATGGAGTATGCGGTTGAGATGAATAGATTGATCAAGTTCGAAATGGAAGGCAGCATTGGTTAA
- a CDS encoding MarR family winged helix-turn-helix transcriptional regulator: MKEILREIGMIARALDSISNIEFKEYDLTKGQYLYLVRICEQPGIIQEKLAEMIKVDRTTASRAIQKLETNGFIEKREDLHNKKVKKLFATTKGEQVYPFIKRENDYSNSVALEGLSEQETELIHDLLRKVRKNVEKDWETVKKGHKRSY; the protein is encoded by the coding sequence ATGAAAGAGATTCTACGAGAAATCGGCATGATCGCGAGAGCGCTGGATTCGATCAGTAATATCGAATTCAAGGAATACGATCTGACCAAGGGACAATACCTGTACCTTGTACGCATCTGTGAGCAGCCTGGCATTATTCAGGAAAAACTGGCAGAGATGATCAAGGTGGATCGGACGACTGCCTCGCGCGCCATCCAGAAGCTGGAGACAAACGGATTTATCGAGAAAAGAGAAGATCTGCATAATAAAAAGGTCAAAAAGCTGTTCGCCACCACCAAAGGCGAGCAGGTCTATCCTTTTATCAAACGAGAAAATGATTATTCCAATTCTGTCGCTCTGGAAGGGCTATCCGAGCAGGAAACTGAGCTAATCCACGACCTGCTTCGCAAAGTCAGAAAAAACGTGGAGAAAGATTGGGAAACCGTGAAAAAAGGCCATAAACGGAGCTATTAA
- a CDS encoding GNAT family N-acetyltransferase — protein MNISIRKCTIEDASELQQIGYETFDETFRDQNSSENMNAYLEQAFDLNRVRQELSHTQSQFFFVYADNNLAGYLKVNTGDAQSEQMGDEALEIERIYVRRSFQKQGIGQYLFDQTLAIAVQSGKQQVWLGVWEKNENAIVFYRKLGFVQTGAHSFYMGDEEQIDFLMVKDLSAADLQT, from the coding sequence ATGAATATCAGTATCAGGAAATGTACAATAGAAGATGCATCAGAGCTGCAGCAGATTGGTTATGAGACATTTGACGAGACATTCCGGGATCAGAACTCATCCGAGAATATGAACGCCTATCTGGAGCAAGCATTTGACCTGAATCGGGTTCGGCAGGAGTTATCCCATACACAGTCACAGTTCTTTTTTGTGTATGCGGACAATAATCTTGCCGGCTATCTCAAAGTGAATACCGGAGATGCGCAGTCCGAGCAGATGGGCGACGAAGCGCTGGAGATCGAGCGAATCTATGTACGCCGATCTTTTCAGAAGCAGGGGATTGGACAATATTTGTTTGACCAAACGCTGGCTATAGCAGTGCAAAGTGGGAAGCAGCAAGTATGGCTGGGGGTATGGGAGAAAAATGAAAATGCGATTGTCTTCTACCGCAAGCTGGGTTTTGTGCAGACAGGAGCGCATTCTTTTTATATGGGAGATGAGGAGCAGATCGACTTTTTAATGGTTAAAGATCTGTCTGCAGCTGATCTCCAAACGTAA
- a CDS encoding 3'-5' exonuclease: MNKRMDFVTIDFETANSSRASACSVGVVEIRGGEITAERSWLINPEQHFDPMNISIHRITPSMVQDAPTFGELWPELLPYLDNKHVVAHNAAFDMSVLRHSLDAASAGYPAFQYYCTYLLSKKILNELPSHRLNNLAAYYGIELNHHDALEDARAAALLLVKLLEHKQQPTPAELASALGYKPGTLYTGGYTPFSASKATKSGGSWKKKTYSRSIQS, encoded by the coding sequence ATGAATAAAAGAATGGATTTTGTAACGATCGATTTTGAGACAGCCAACTCCAGCCGTGCCAGTGCCTGCTCGGTTGGTGTAGTGGAGATTCGCGGCGGCGAGATTACAGCGGAACGTTCCTGGCTGATCAACCCGGAGCAGCATTTTGATCCGATGAATATCAGTATTCACCGGATTACGCCATCCATGGTACAGGATGCGCCAACCTTTGGCGAACTGTGGCCGGAGCTGCTGCCTTATCTGGATAACAAGCATGTAGTCGCCCATAATGCGGCTTTTGATATGAGTGTATTGCGTCACAGTCTGGATGCTGCCAGCGCAGGCTATCCGGCATTTCAATATTACTGCACCTACCTGCTCAGCAAAAAGATTCTGAACGAGCTGCCCTCCCATCGGCTGAATAATCTGGCAGCCTATTATGGCATCGAGCTGAATCACCATGATGCCCTGGAAGACGCCCGTGCTGCTGCACTACTGCTCGTCAAGCTGCTGGAGCACAAGCAGCAACCTACTCCGGCTGAACTCGCATCAGCGCTTGGATACAAGCCCGGTACGCTGTATACAGGCGGCTACACGCCGTTCTCTGCATCCAAGGCCACAAAGTCCGGTGGCAGCTGGAAAAAGAAAACTTACAGCCGCAGCATACAATCCTGA
- a CDS encoding FAD-dependent oxidoreductase: protein MKSRRSETHGRRKRKSIGRPILGVVVALIIIAAGTIWYMQHQTAQTAGSGSPASNQGNKANNEQNGNPGTSAANGQTGSADQANIPAPSADEHYDLVLIGSEVEGVLMAKAAHDEGLNVLILDPREKPGGQLIQGQMLVLDEPNNNKKISLVQGEMKKLYNAYNGGEIRKEADFIKYYNGLIEGIPLKSGIGIKQIQQKEENGKYSVASLTYTEKSGTEHTVDARYFVENTDYAALSSRLHTTRIPGVESIFGGGDKPEYMAATYMLKFKNVDWLALHSATLRDYPLSNLEAKYGTNTYVDYDFGTGYSKVTDKLKIADSQLKLRGINSTYQKDGEVIINALLIYDVDPSDPESVRTAIAKGKAEAPHVLEFLRENIPGYKNAELNGYPEYLYIRDYNRYETDYVLQYEDVINSKMFWDNVSIGGYPLDIQGTREVPTGKGYGKPDAYGIPLRSFELKNYDNVLVAGKNIGASIKAYGSARITPTTALAAEVMGIILGHEKDGKRLQELTEDDFHTIHEYLKKDYHIALN from the coding sequence TTGAAGAGCAGACGAAGTGAGACACATGGCAGAAGAAAACGCAAATCGATCGGGCGTCCGATCCTTGGGGTAGTTGTAGCATTGATTATTATCGCGGCAGGAACAATATGGTACATGCAGCATCAGACGGCTCAGACAGCTGGTTCAGGCTCGCCAGCCTCTAATCAGGGCAATAAGGCCAACAACGAACAGAATGGCAATCCAGGCACATCTGCTGCGAACGGACAGACAGGCAGCGCGGATCAAGCGAACATTCCTGCGCCGTCTGCAGACGAGCATTACGATCTGGTACTGATCGGTAGTGAAGTAGAAGGGGTTCTGATGGCCAAGGCCGCTCATGACGAAGGGCTGAATGTGCTGATTCTTGATCCGAGGGAAAAACCGGGCGGACAGCTGATTCAGGGACAGATGCTTGTACTGGATGAACCGAACAATAATAAAAAGATCAGCCTCGTCCAAGGCGAGATGAAAAAGCTGTACAATGCCTATAATGGCGGCGAGATTCGCAAGGAAGCCGACTTTATCAAATACTATAATGGTCTGATCGAAGGTATCCCGCTCAAAAGCGGTATTGGTATCAAACAGATTCAGCAAAAGGAAGAGAACGGAAAATATTCGGTCGCCAGTCTTACGTATACGGAAAAGAGTGGTACCGAGCATACAGTGGACGCACGTTATTTTGTAGAAAATACCGATTATGCAGCGTTGTCTTCCCGCCTCCATACTACCCGTATTCCAGGAGTGGAATCCATTTTTGGCGGTGGCGACAAGCCTGAATATATGGCAGCCACCTATATGCTGAAATTCAAAAATGTAGACTGGCTTGCTTTGCACAGTGCTACCCTGAGGGATTATCCACTGTCCAATCTGGAAGCCAAATACGGTACCAATACGTACGTGGATTATGATTTTGGCACGGGCTACAGCAAAGTAACCGACAAACTCAAAATCGCCGATTCCCAGCTCAAGCTGCGCGGTATCAACTCCACGTATCAAAAAGACGGCGAAGTGATTATCAATGCGCTGTTGATTTACGATGTGGATCCATCCGATCCCGAGTCAGTCCGAACCGCTATCGCCAAAGGCAAAGCCGAGGCACCACATGTGCTGGAATTTCTGCGCGAAAATATTCCCGGCTATAAAAACGCCGAGTTGAATGGTTATCCGGAATATCTGTACATCCGTGACTATAACCGATATGAGACCGATTATGTACTACAGTATGAAGATGTGATTAACAGCAAGATGTTCTGGGATAATGTCAGCATCGGCGGCTATCCGCTGGATATTCAGGGAACACGGGAAGTACCGACTGGCAAAGGCTACGGCAAGCCGGATGCCTACGGTATTCCACTGCGATCTTTTGAACTCAAAAATTATGACAATGTGCTTGTCGCGGGCAAAAATATCGGAGCCTCCATCAAAGCCTATGGCAGTGCCAGAATCACTCCGACTACCGCTCTGGCAGCAGAAGTTATGGGTATTATCCTGGGCCATGAAAAAGACGGAAAACGTCTGCAGGAACTGACCGAAGATGATTTCCATACGATTCATGAATATCTGAAAAAAGATTATCATATTGCATTAAACTAA
- a CDS encoding HD-GYP domain-containing protein yields the protein MRVHVTDLKPGDTLSSDTFNTFGIHMMQKGHILQPDDISKLLKHGLDYVDIEETVINDDNEPHHSLIEAKVQFDTALVGFQNLFLNAASRGEFDGSQVDAVLEPLMDELHTQKDVVSVLFVLNDTNNYTYTHSLQVGMLSYYLAIWMGYTEQEAYAAGRAGYLHDVGKAKVPPEILNKPGKLTPEEYEIMKKHAQYGHDIIMESTGDELSAIVALQHHERADGKGYPNGITLDDIHPYARITAVADIYSAMTTHRVYQSKQELLRVLKEIHRMSFGQLYAEAAQTFIRNMLPNMIGKKVRLNSGETGRIIMTNPTDYFRPLIETEQGFKDLSIQSALEIEEIFI from the coding sequence TTGAGAGTGCATGTTACAGATTTGAAGCCGGGAGATACGCTTTCCAGTGATACGTTCAATACATTCGGTATTCATATGATGCAAAAGGGCCACATTCTCCAACCCGATGATATTAGCAAGCTGCTTAAACATGGTCTGGATTATGTTGATATTGAAGAAACCGTAATTAACGATGATAATGAACCCCATCATTCACTTATAGAAGCAAAGGTTCAATTTGATACGGCTTTGGTCGGATTTCAGAATTTGTTCCTCAATGCAGCTTCTCGTGGCGAATTTGACGGAAGTCAGGTCGATGCCGTACTGGAACCTTTGATGGATGAGCTTCATACCCAAAAAGACGTTGTCTCTGTTCTTTTTGTACTCAATGATACCAATAACTACACGTACACACACTCCCTTCAAGTCGGCATGCTGTCTTATTATCTGGCCATCTGGATGGGATATACAGAGCAGGAAGCCTATGCTGCCGGCCGCGCTGGATATCTGCATGATGTAGGCAAAGCCAAAGTGCCTCCCGAGATTCTCAACAAACCGGGCAAATTGACACCTGAAGAATATGAAATCATGAAAAAGCATGCCCAGTATGGTCATGACATTATTATGGAGTCAACCGGAGATGAACTGAGTGCCATTGTCGCCCTTCAGCACCATGAACGGGCAGACGGCAAAGGCTATCCGAACGGTATTACACTCGATGATATTCATCCGTACGCGCGTATTACCGCTGTTGCGGATATATACAGTGCCATGACGACGCACCGGGTCTATCAATCCAAGCAGGAGCTGCTGCGTGTACTCAAGGAAATCCACCGGATGAGCTTTGGGCAATTGTATGCCGAGGCTGCACAGACTTTTATCCGTAATATGCTGCCCAATATGATTGGCAAAAAGGTTCGCCTCAACTCTGGCGAGACCGGACGGATTATCATGACGAATCCAACCGATTATTTCCGCCCGCTGATCGAGACGGAGCAAGGGTTCAAGGATCTGTCTATCCAGTCTGCACTGGAGATCGAAGAAATCTTTATCTGA
- a CDS encoding molybdenum cofactor biosynthesis protein — protein sequence MQYTIKLFAGLAEKIGESQITVEVPPVVDASLAQDSSPVTVQQLKDILSTLYPDAEISIRHSFAAVNQEYATVDTIIKESDELALIPPVSGGSGPITSEQTPDGLYVITSAPLTAEEIIAKVTDNNHGATIAFIGTTREMTGDMQTVYLEYEAYVPMALSQLQKIGNHIADTWSGARCAISHRIGSVGIAETSVIIAVSSAHRDDAYAASRFAIERLKETVPIWKKEVWADGSEWKGTQTGPWNPTEPKS from the coding sequence ATGCAGTATACCATTAAATTATTTGCCGGGCTTGCCGAAAAAATCGGTGAATCCCAGATTACCGTAGAGGTACCACCCGTCGTGGATGCCTCCCTGGCACAGGATAGCAGCCCTGTTACCGTACAGCAGCTCAAGGATATTTTATCTACATTATACCCGGATGCCGAAATTTCTATCCGTCATTCGTTCGCAGCTGTTAATCAGGAGTACGCAACTGTCGATACTATTATTAAGGAAAGCGATGAACTGGCTCTGATCCCTCCCGTGTCCGGAGGCTCCGGACCGATTACATCCGAACAGACCCCTGATGGGCTCTATGTTATTACGAGCGCTCCTCTCACGGCAGAAGAAATCATTGCCAAGGTTACCGATAATAATCATGGGGCAACGATCGCCTTTATTGGTACGACTCGCGAAATGACCGGCGATATGCAAACGGTATATCTGGAATACGAAGCCTATGTTCCCATGGCGTTATCCCAGCTGCAAAAAATAGGCAATCATATCGCAGACACCTGGTCTGGTGCGCGCTGCGCGATTAGCCATCGCATCGGCAGCGTAGGTATTGCAGAGACAAGCGTAATTATCGCTGTCTCCTCTGCCCATCGCGATGATGCTTATGCAGCGAGCCGCTTTGCTATTGAGCGGCTCAAAGAAACGGTACCGATCTGGAAAAAGGAAGTCTGGGCAGACGGATCCGAATGGAAAGGTACACAAACAGGTCCCTGGAACCCCACAGAACCCAAATCATGA